A window from Bufo bufo chromosome 1, aBufBuf1.1, whole genome shotgun sequence encodes these proteins:
- the LOC120985565 gene encoding golgin subfamily B member 1-like isoform X1, whose protein sequence is MFSRLSGIANTVLHELSGDGEGSEHTRDPDPGPASGTGEELSEDQMERLAHYEQLVVQLKELIQQKDVEIHHKDAELQQKESQIKLEREASDAKFAKLKLQAKAKVTTLNKQIEELKRTAADQTSQEGSEAKNRNGQNESTKSVEFNKDANSKLQDNINELTRQLHESQSTISLLTKQLSESPETIAGLTKQLQDSQESVQELTKSLQEREDAAKSLQEKLELETQQLQRTLEEKNESLHSRNQVVEMLEQELQSAELQKQVLSEQFREMEKELMSLQESLDVEQKESSQQAALYKGIVEEKDILCQQLQEALDKDKDAASEIECLKSQLENAKLQLGSTPQPDLEQIRVELLGAQEELERLRAELEKEKGAQAELQQLRPELENEEGAQEELQQLRAELEREKGTQVELQQLRAELEKAKGDQEEFQQLRAQLEREKGTQEELQQLREELEKQKGAQEDSPQLKEELEKGVQEELQQLREQLEKQKGAQEELQQLRAEFEKANSAQEELQQLREQLEKQKGAQEELQQLRAEFEKANSAQEELQQLREQLEKQKGAQEELQQLKEELEKGVQEELQQLREQLEKQKGAQEELQQLRADFEKANSAQEELQRVKAELEQQKETQTQMHVELERLKESNEELLVKAEGGEQDTHNRNEHDEHNMEIEGLKTELEKGKKRQDKLSRMKEELKRVKDSLEEFDHVKEEIERGQKIISELERMRKEVERIREAETEINTLQEGQQLVKKRLEQSNVESENLSGQELTREDPASGEKDLQTGEDSDAISTGSYQESVASHQVLQSTILNVQTNLVSQELVLDVAIEDLKEKQLSILMMDLLDTQEEINKLKGELPVEGNLNEPSALNEQAIEKSKYISEEADTYIQTHDSSDLKYQSINADKDNEIISLKNTVAELQNQIETITSEKAQISLKFETLVNEQTTAQKVQASIERLEIENQQLTDYESQNILLEQLKSLENESKSKDLKITALQKDLDHMNILLSERSELSKLQENQLEEKERHMESLKEILGLSQNKEVRLSEELANNEREKVLLQELLSQKTIEIQGLQESISEKDRQVEEISLSFSDKVVLLNEEKYSMSKQIKTLKEQLNSTIQDQGEGEELLQALRTENIEIHLQIEKVAKEKCHFQEMFESVQSELGELNSQLETVKLKHSESQEIIKFAQEEREVLQIKLQDQKNELLKKQKEFEELHIQLDTQMNNYVQQLQLLTEQQQSSLEVIDSLQREKTALECQLQAYLNKSEHEVELNEKGELQAQLEDHKKEIEQLKRKLQASLVSKKELNRKISKLEKQTVNRAVNQAKDFTSSVDPDVKSLVEEVSEQSIIEDGLKQQLNERESDLETCRKELAEKSAANEQFQNLIEELTLELREKSKQIESLKSEQTERPSAESPLSDAVNAEINETRIQLENRIATLEQDKEILQKKVQEVLNSRRDTIKKAQEKDRHHREQLKQQKEEFNLLQEKYEKLQLNRREHQTDEVVLEERDTQNLRPCISGKPQNSNISEHLISISISQENSEESHWGKEWVDFSSAGMEGPVADRSAILDLTVKNHEMQIEVLQSQKNELELNALQLEDKIKGHLEGITHLQDSIDQLTRELQNEREKNLNLEMQASTLKAELESHNQEISQLNEVTIRNLKEELMRKKEEIGQLHQDLEVVNVSLKNGNMLLVEKADVILSLKSQLEVQTKEYEAHHRRLEMQSLESQNKQEEEVAEAKGKQQLQRKLQAALISRKEALKEKKALKLELDTVMNLKVDLSNKLQLSEGLVNQLNVDKDTLLQKVSAQKVERGQLIAEIDKRLLENQNLEASCESLKLALDSITQDKADLRKELESLKLSQNSQLSELQEKLTDLQKEYETLLQSYENVSNETDRMKRAVETVRQEKQELFSKIKSVETEKKQVENQLEEAEQDIENMKEKMRKFAKSKQQKILELEEENERLRGELQPAVGEQKCNATDAENSRLKEEISKVHSENHSLTLKLKQIKSEKDMVAQEIELLRVQLHNLESRVQMSQLEHTSEIHEDVVIESKVETACAQLPETEEVIEEQQASVELASKYEINQQQEALEENLQMKELIRKLESDIMMKQNEIERMDGEIKALIGDKLSLKTQLTDLQSRVTNMEIENVELEKKYQIAVGDLGEVNRQKNAIELEKDELEERLMNQMAELNGSIGNFQQDAMDLQVKNDSLQKELRNLKLQLEEEKRQMERQKIEALSEAQKEYVEKLKSANRSAKGGKSQSKELQELLKEKQQEVRHLQKDCIKYQESISSLERTIKALEFEHNKCEKEKLISNDRLMKAMEDTNKAQNDLASSRVLLDDTQSEAARVLAENLKLKDEMRTITENTTEMLKRKEEDMERRLEIERDKDGKQMVNLKEKIHALQQEKEYLEASIVNLQSRMNEKDQEFKDLQGNLNQNIAKLAAFTRSMCSLQNDRDRVIEESKKWSETFTNAMQKKDIDLNDKEKVCLDLKNELLHITSQLEECKVEVTRLQTENKELVISGQTEAEAHLKLKDSLLEEKAILSSSLEEEQKRQSACQQELRLRTQEANDRRNQLDALEIEVNQIKSENENLLESVKSLEAEVQNWKLHNEQIQSDLQASKSLIEQLHRDLEQKEQDVVQLLNSRDEAVSKAVSELQDVHAIECRTLEDRLKESERGRLDMQDQIEELKTQLKAAQEEFDRSKGQLESFTKSMCSLQEERERVLSDYQQLEQRHLDAILAKDGLIQEAAAESNTLCEELRLLRSRTDDLNAQNAKLNAQLTRYRDDLKELISLKDSQLKQLLGEKLQEIEKLRHEQSNQEQQLVQEKGQREILQQELDESKLEKQRLLEEVNNLKLNVSQLQAEIGTQENQLKQAKEEMQILKDQLMQMQKELVHVQEESSRIQVEAEQRVKSAEDELSKKLQSMQHDTGILRNETETAEERVAELARDLMESEQRLLTANEEIAGLKAQLQAFKGSMRSLQDSHDLAQEEIQRLQEQLMDVSVLDTELSAVKTEKDRLSTMLSESDEQQYTLKIELKDLTKTLQAREEEITRMASELHTSQTQLQNMSKTMGNLQEDHSRLQGTLKTPRKEVERSLQSPSQRETKISNNEDSKSGEELQKVQTEVQNLHTQLSETLKQVHLKEHRIQQLNSKFSQIFEEKNALSIQLRGSNQQLRDATSRSSSLERQLQELQQKNLETLPTTDSAPGAPQEKKEPPMEADQQLLELQERYLGLKQQNTEQEQVRSVLEQQLREERQISECRIQELEENLNRLRPHDWSTSQDSAPHELSLLIETHGTASVKTRSSSLRRFLRFFLCSRTKAPLLFSVYLLFIHVLLFLCFTGHL, encoded by the exons GACCCTGGACCAGCATCTGGAACTGGGGAGGAACTGTCAGAAGACCAGATGGAAAGACTGGCGCATTATGAGCAGCTGGTGGTGCAGCTAAAAGAGTTGATCCAGCAGAAGGACGTGGAGATACACCACAAAGATGCAGAGCTTCAGCAGAAGGAAAGCCAGATCAAG TTGGAGAGAGAAGCTTCAGATGCAAaatttgcaaagctgaaacttcagGCGAAAGCTAAAGTGACAACTCTGAACAAGCAGATTGAAGAACTCAAGAGGACAGCAGCTGATCAG ACAAGCCAAgagggaagtgaagcaaaaaaccGTAATGGACAAAATGAGTCAACAAAAAGCGTAGAGTTTAACAAAGATGCCAACTCAAAACTCCAGGATAACATTAATGAACTCACAAGACAGCTACATGAGAGTCAAAGTACCATCAGTTTACTCACAAAACAGCTTTCAGAAAGTCCAGAAACTATTGCTGGCCTGACAAAACAGCTTCAAGACAGTCAAGAAAGTGTGCAGGAGCTTACAAAATCCCTCCAAGAAAGGGAGGATGCTGCTAAAAGTCTTCAGGAGAAGCTGGAGCTTGAA ACTCAACAACTACAGAGGACACTGGAGGAAAAGAATGAAAGTCTCCACTCTCGCAATCAGGTAGTGGAGATGTTGGAGCAAGAACTACAGAGTGCTGAACTACAGAAGCAG GTTCTGTCAGAGCAGTTTCGCGAGATGGAAAAAGAATTGATGTCTCTGCAAGAATCTCTAGATGTTGAACAAAAAGAAAGTTCTCAACAGGCTGCATTGTACAAAGGCATAGTGGAGGAGAAAGATATTTTATGCCAGCAGTTACAGGAAGCTCTTGATAAAGATAAAGATGCAGCAAGTGAAATAGAATGTCTGAAATCCCAACTGGAGAATGCAAAACTGCAACTGGGCTCTACACCACAGCCAGATTTGGAACAAATCCGAGTAGAACTACTAGGCGCACAAGAGGAGCTAGAAAGATTAAGAGCAGAGCTGGAGAAAGAAAAAGGAGCTCAGGCAGAGTTACAGCAATTAAGACCAGAGCTTGAAAATGAAGAGGGTGCCCAGGAGGAGTTGCAGCAATTAAGAGCAGAGCTTGAAAGAGAGAAGGGTACCCAGGTGGAGTTACAGCAACTAAGAGCAGAACTTGAGAAGGCGAAGGGTGACCAGGAGGAGTTTCAGCAGCTAAGAGCACAGCTTGAAAGAGAGAAGGGTACCCAGGAGGAGTTACAGCAACTAAGAGAAGAGCTGGAAAAGCAGAAGGGTGCCCAGGAGGATTCGCCGCAACTAAAAGAAGAGCTTGAGAAAGGTGTTCAGGAGGAGTTGCAGCAACTAAGAGAACAGCTGGAAAAGCAGAAGGGTGCCCAGGAGGAGTTGCAGCAACTAAGAGCAGAGTTTGAGAAGGCAAATAGTGCCCAGGAGGAGTTGCAGCAACTAAGAGAACAGCTTGAAAAGCAGAAGGGTGCCCAGGAGGAGTTGCAGCAACTAAGAGCAGAGTTTGAGAAGGCAAATAGTGCCCAGGAGGAGTTGCAGCAACTAAGAGAACAGCTCGAAAAGCAGAAGGGTGCCCAGGAGGAGTTGCAGCAACTAAAAGAAGAGCTTGAGAAAGGTGTTCAGGAGGAGTTGCAGCAACTAAGAGAACAGCTTGAAAAGCAGAAGGGTGCCCAGGAGGAGTTGCAGCAACTAAGAGCAGATTTTGAGAAGGCAAATAGTGCCCAGGAGGAGTTGCAGCGTGTAAAAGCAGAATTGGAACAGCAGAAAGAAACCCAAACCCAGATGCACGTTGAGCTGGAAAGGTTGAAGGAATCTAATGAAGAGTTGTTGGTTAAAGCGGAAGGAGGTGAGCAAGATACACACAATAGAAATGAACATGATGAACATAAtatggaaattgaaggtttgaaaACTGAGTTAGAAAAGGGTAAAAAAAGGCAAGACAAGTTGTCCAGAATGAAGGAAGAACTAAAAAGAGTGAAGGATTCCCTTGAGGAATTTGATCATGTGAAAGAAGAGATTGAAAGAGGGCAGAAAATAATAAGTGAATTGGAGAGGATGAGAAAGGAGGTGGAAAGAATAAGGGAAGCTGAGACTGAGATAAATACATTGCAAGAAGGACAACAGCTTGTGAAAAAACGGCTAGAGCAGAGTAATGTGGAATCTGAAAATCTTAGTGGACAGGAATTAACTCGAGAGGATCCAGCAAGTGGTGAAAAGGACTTGCAAACAG GTGAAGATTCTGATGCCATATCTACAGGAAGTTATCAGGAATCAGTAGCGAGTCACCAG gTGTTGCAGTCCACTATTTTGAATGTACAGACAAATTTAGTATCTCAAGAGCTTGTTCTTGATGTTGCCATTGAAGATTTAAAGGAGAAGCAACTGTCTATCCTCATGATGGACCTACTAGATACTCAGGAAGAAATTAATAAGCTGAAAGGAGAACTGCCGGTGGAAGGAAATCTAAATGAACCAAGTGCACTCAATGAGCAGGCCATAGAAAAGAGTAAATATATATCAGAGGAAGCTGACACGTACATCCAGACACATGACTCTTCTGATCTCAAATACCAGAGTATTAATGCAGACAAAGATAATGAAATTATTTCATTGAAAAATACAGTTGCTGAGCTCCAAAATCAAATTGAGACTATAACATCTGAGAAGGCGCAAATCTCATTAAAGTTTGAGACACTTGTAAATGAACAGACTACAGCTCAAAAAGTGCAGGCATCAATTGAACGTTTGGAGATTGAAAATCAACAACTGACTGACTATGAAAGCCAAAATATACTTTTAGAACAATTAAAGAGTTTGGAAAATGAGTCCAAGTCTAAAGACTTAAAGATCACCGCTTTACAGAAAGATCTAGACCATATGAATATTCTACTGTCTGAGCGGAGTGAACTTTCAAAGCTACAAGAAAACCAGTTGGAAGAGAAGGAACGACACATGGAAAGCCTAAAGGAGATACTTGGCCTTAGTCAAAATAAAGAGGTGAGACTGTCTGAGGAACTTGCAAATAATGAGCGTGAAAAAGTCTTACTTCAAGAACTGCTTTCACAAAAAACTATAGAAATTCAAGGCCTTCAAGAATCCATTTCAGAGAAGGATCGACAAGTTGAAGAGATAAGCCTCAGCTTTTCTGATAAGGTGGTACTTCTAAATGAGGAGAAATATTCCATGAGTAAGCAGATAAAAACCCTGAAGGAACAGCTGAACTCAACCATCCAGGATCAAGGGGAGGGTGAAGAATTACTACAGGCATTGAGAACAGAAAATATAGAAATACATTTACAAATAGAAAAGGTAGCTAAAGAGAAATGTCACTTTCAGGAAATGTTTGAATCTGTTCAGAGTGAGCTTGGTGAGTTGAACAGTCAGTTGGAAACTGTAAAATTGAAGCATTCCGAGAGCCAGGAAATTATTAAATTTGCCCAGGAAGAGCGAGAAGTGCTGCAGATAAAATTACAAGATCAGAAAAATGAACTCTTGAAGAAACAGAAGGAATTTGAAGAGCTGCATATTCAGTTAGATACTCAAATGAATAACTATGTACAGCAGCTGCAACTCCTAACGGAACAACAACAGAGTAGTTTGGAAGTAATTGATAGTTTGCAACGTGAAAAGACTGCATTAGAGTGTCAGTTACAGGCTTACCTAAACAAATCAGAACATGAGGTAGAATTAAATGAAAAAGGGGAACTTCAGGCTCAACTAGAAGATCATAAAAAAGAGATTGAGCAGCTGAAAAGAAAGTTACAAGCCTCACTAGTTAGCAAAAAAGAGCTGAATCGCAAAATCTCTAAACTAGAGAAACAAACTGTTAACCGTGCAGTGAACCAAGCCAAAGACTTTACTAGCAGTGTTGATCCGGATGTAAAATCCCTTGTTGAAGAGGTATCTGAACAAAGCATCATCGAAGATGGTCTAAAACAGCAACTGAATGAAAGAGAATCTGACCTGGAAACTTGTCGTAAAGAACTGGCTGAAAAAAGTGCAGCTAATGAGCAGTTTCAGAACTTGATTGAAGAATTAACTTTAGAGCTAAGAGAGAAATCAAAACAGATTGAGTCTTTAAAAAGTGAGCAGACAGAGAGACCTTCAGCAGAATCTCCTCTGTCAGATGCAGTAAATGCTGAGATTAACGAGACAAGAATTCAACTTGAAAACCGAATCGCAACTCTTGAGCAAGACAAAGAGATCTTGCAGAAAAAAGTTCAGGAGGTTTTGAACTCTCGCAGAGATACCATTAAAAAGGCACAAGAAAAAGACCGCCACCATCGTGAACAGCTAAAGCAGCAGAAAGAAGAATTTAATTTATTGCAAGAAAAGTATGAAAAACTACAATTAAATCGAAGGGAACATCAGACTGATGAAGTAGTCCTTGAAGAAAGAGATACACAAAATTTAAGGCCATGTATATCAGGAAAGCCACAAAATAGTAATATATCTGAACATCTTATTTCCATATCTATTTCACAGGAGAATTCTGAAGAATCACATTGGGGAAAGGAATGGGTAGATTTTTCATCTGCAGGCATGGAGGGCCCTGTGGCTGACaggtcagccattttggatttgacAGTTAAAAACCACGAAATGCAGATCGAAGTCCTTCAGTCCCAGAAAAATGAACTGGAATTAAATGCTTTACAACTAGAAGATAAAATAAAGGGCCATTTGGAAGGGATTACACATCTGCAGGATAGCATAGACCAATTAACTAGAGAACTACAAAATGAGAGAGAGAAAAATTTGAATTTAGAAATGCAGGCATCCACACTGAAAGCAGAACTGGAAAGCCATAACCAGGAAATATCTCAACTAAATGAAGTTACAATCAGGAATTTAAAGGAGGAATTAATGAGGAAGAAAGAGGAGATtggacaacttcaccaggatttggAAGTTGTAAATGTATCTCTTAAGAATGGAAATATGTTGTTGGTCGAGAAAGCTGATGTTATATTGTCCCTTAAATCTCAGCTAGAGGTTCAGACTAAAGAGTATGAAGCACACCACAGAAGACTTGAAATGCAATCTCTCGAATCGCAAAATAAGCAGGAAGAAGAGGTGGCGGAAGCAAAGGGCAAGCAACAGCTTCAAAGAAAGCTTCAGGCTGCACTGATCTCTAGAAAAGAAGCACTGAAAGAAAAAAAGGCTTTGAAACTAGAATTGGACACTGTTATGAATCTTAAGGTTGACCTGTCCAACAAACTACAGCTCTCGGAGGGTTTGGTTAACCAACTAAATGTTGACAAAGATACATTGCTTCAGAAAGTATCTGCTCAGAAAGTAGAGAGAGGCCAGCTTATTGCTGAAATTGACAAACGTTTATTGGAAAACCAAAATTTGGAAGCTTCATGTGAAAGCCTAAAACTTGCTTTGGACAGTATAACACAAGATAAAGCTGATTTAAGGAAAGAATTGGAATCCTTGAAGTTGTCTCAAAATTCTCAGCTATCTGAGTTGCAAGAAAAACTTACAGACTTGCAGAAGGAGTATGAGACACTACTACAGTCTTATGAGAATGTGAGCAATGAAACGGATAGGATGAAGCGTGCAGTAGAAACGGTGAGACAGGAAAAGCAAGAGTTATttagtaaaataaaaagtgtggagACTGAAAAGAAACAAGTAgagaatcaactggaggaggcagAACAAGACATTGAAAATATGAAAGAAAAAATGAGGAAATTTGCTAAGTCTAAGCAGCAAAAAATACTTGAATTGGAAGAAGAAAATGAAAGATTAAGGGGAGAATTGCAACCAGCAGTGGGGGAGCAGAAGTGTAATGCAACTGATGCAGAAAATTCCAGACTAAAAGAAGAGATTAGTAAGGTCCACTCAGAAAACCATAGCCTAACACTTAAGTTAAAACAGATAAAGTCTGAAAAAGATATGGTAGCTCAAGAAATAGAATTGTTAAGAGTCCAGTTACATAATCTTGAGTCTCGTGTACAAATGAGTCAGCTGGAGCATACATCTGAAATACACGAAGATGTCGTTATTGAAAGTAAGGTTGAGACGGCTTGTGCACAACTTCCAGAAACTGAAGAGGTAATTGAAGAACAACAGGCATCTGTAGAGCTGGCTTCAAAATATGAGATAAACCAACAACAAGAAGCCTTAGAGGAAAATCTACAAATGAAAGAACTGATCAGGAAGCTAGAAAGTGATATCATGATGAAGCAAAATGAAATAGAGCGTATGGATGGAGAAATAAAGGCTTTGATAGGTGATAAGCTTAGCTTGAAGACTCAGCTGACAGATTTACAAAGTAGGGTTACTAATATGGAAATAGAAAATGTAGAGCTTGAAAAGAAATATCAGATAGCTGTTGGTGACCTGGGTGAAGTTAACAGGCAGAAAAATGCCATTGAACTTGAGAAGGATGAGCTAGAAGAAAGGCTAATGAACCAGATGGCTGAGCTCAATGGAAGCATTGGTAATTTCCAGCAAGATGCTATGGATTTGCAAGTAAAAAATGACAGCCTGCAAAAAGAGTTAAGAAACCTTAAACTCCAGTTAGAGGAGGAAAAACGACAGATGGAAAGGCAGAAGATTGAAGCTCTGTCAGAGGCACAAAAGGAGTATGTGGAAAAGTTAAAATCTGCAAATCGGAGTGCAAAAGGTGGGAAATCCCAGTCAAAGGAGCTTCAGGAGTTGCTCAAAGAGAAGCAGCAAGAAGTTCGACACTTGCAGAAAGATTGCATAAAATATCAGGAGAGTATCAGTAGTTTGGAAAGGACAATAAAAGCTCTAGAATTTGAGCACAATAagtgtgaaaaagaaaaactaatCTCTAATGATAGACTAATGAAAGCAATGGAGGACACAAACAAGGCTCAGAATGATCTAGCATCTTCTCGTGTTCTGCTTGATGACACACAGAGTGAGGCAGCAAGGGTCCTAGCTGAAAACCTGAAACTAAAGGACGAAATGCGGACAATAACTGAAAATACAACAGAAATGCTGAAAAGGAAAGAGGAAGATATGGAAAGAAGACTTGAAATAGAGAGAGACAAAGATGGGAAACAAATGGTTAATTTAAAGGAGAAAATACATGCACTGCAACAAGAAAAAGAATACCTTGAGGCATCTATTGTGAACTTACAAAGCCGTATGAATGAAAAGGACCAGGAATTCAAGGACTTACAAGGCAACTTAAATCAAAATATAGCTAAGCTTGCAGCCTTTACTCGAAGCATGTGTTCTTTGCAAAATGATAGAGACCGTGTTATAGAGGAGTCCAAAAAGTGGAGTGAGACATTTACTAATGCAATGCAGAAAAAGGACATTGACCTAAATGACAAGGAGAAAGTTTGTTTGGATCTTAAAAATGAACTACTGCATATAACATCACAGCTTGAAGAATGTAAGGTTGAGGTAACCAG ACTTCAAACAGAAAATAAGGAACTTGTCATAAGCGGGCAGACTGAAGCAGAAGCCCACCTAAAATTGAAAGATTCTCTGTTGGAAGAGAAAGCAATTCTTTCATCCTCTTTGGAGGAAGAGCAGAAGAGGCAAAGTGCTTGTCAGCAGGAACTGAGATTGCGCACTCAGGAAGCAAATGATAGGCGTAATCAGCTGGATGCTCTTGAGATAGAAGTGAACCAGATTAAATCTGAAAATGAGAATCTGCTGGAATCAGTAAAAAGCTTAGAGGCAGAGGTCCAAAACTGGAAGTTGCACAATGAGCAGATTCAGAGTGATCTACAGGCTTCCAAATCACTTATAGAACAGTTACACAGAGACCTGGAGCAGAAGGAGCAAGATGTGGTGCAGTTGTTAAATTCTCGTGATGAAGCTGTGAGTAAAGCAGTTAGTGAACTGCAAGATGTGCATGCTATTGAATGCAGAACACTAGAAGATAGACTCAAAGAAAGTGAGAGGGGGAGACTAGACATGCAAGACCAAATAGAAGAATTAAAAACTCAATTAAAAGCTGCACAAGAAGAGTTTGACCGAAGTAAAGGCCAGCTGGAGTCCTTCACCAAGTCTATGTGCTCACTACAGGAGGAGCGAGAACGCGTTTTGAGTGACTATCAACAGTTAGAGCAACGGCATCTTGATGCAATTCTTGCCAAAGATGGCCTAATTCAAGAGGCAGCAGCAGAGAGCAATACGCTATGTGAAGAATTAAGACTGTTGCGTAGTCGTACTGATGACTTAAATGCACAAAATGCTAAATTGAATGCTCAGCTAACTCGCTACCGGGATGACTTGAAAGAGCTTATTTCATTGAAGGACTCCCAACTGAAACAGCTCCTGGGTGAAAAATTGCAGGAGATTGAAAAACTAAGACATGAGCAAAGTAACCAAGAGCAGCAGTTGGTCCAAGAAAAAGGCCAACGAGAGATTTTACAACAGGAGCTAGATGAAAGCAAGTTAGAAAAGCAGAGGTTACTGGAAGAGGTTAATAACCTAAAACTCAATGTATCTCAACTGCAAGCTGAAATTGGGACCCAAGAAAATCAGCTTAAGCAGGCGAAGGAAGAGATGCAGATTTTGAAAGATCAATTGATGCAGATGCAGAAGGAACTGGTTCATGTTCAAGAAGAAAGTTCTCGCATACAGGTAGAAGCAGAACAGAGAGTGAAGAGCGCAGAAGATGAACTGAGTAAGAAGTTGCAGAGCATGCAGCATGATACTGGAATCTTGCGTAATGAGACCGAGACGGCAGAGGAACGAGTAGCTGAACTTGCAAGAGATCTAATGGAATCTGAACAGAGGTTGCTAACTGCAAATGAAGAAATAGCTGGTCTTAAAGCTCAGCTCCAGGCATTTAAAGGCTCAATGAGGTCTTTGCAGGACAGTCATGATTTAGCTCAAGAAGAGATACAAAGACTTCAGGAGCAACTGATGGACGTATCTGTCCTGGATACAGAGCTCAGTGCCGTGAAGACAGAAAAGGACCGTCTCAGTACCATGTTATCAGAAAGCGACGAACAGCAATACACATTAAAAATAGAGCTCAAAGATCTTACTAAAACTTTACAAGCTAGGGAAGAAGAAATAACAAGAATGGCATCTGAACTTCACACCTCACAGACACAGCTGCAAAACATGTCCAAAACAATGGGTAATCTGCAGGAAGATCACAGTAGGCTGCAAGGCACCTTGAAGACCCCACGCAAAGAAGTTGAAAGGAGTTTGCAGAGTCCTTCCCAAAGAGAAACAAAG